A genomic region of Ictidomys tridecemlineatus isolate mIctTri1 chromosome 10, mIctTri1.hap1, whole genome shotgun sequence contains the following coding sequences:
- the LOC101954503 gene encoding LOW QUALITY PROTEIN: protein SET (The sequence of the model RefSeq protein was modified relative to this genomic sequence to represent the inferred CDS: inserted 2 bases in 1 codon) yields the protein MAPKRQSSLQSQTKKPKLSAAPEKANSSASLGLTKGEKEQEAIEHINEVQNEIDRLNEQASEEILKVEQKYNKLRQPFFQKRSELISKIPNLGVTTFVNHPQVSALLGEKDEEVLHYLTRVEVTEFENIKSGYRIDFYFDENPYFENKVLSKEFHLNESGAPSSKSTEIKWKSGKDLTKRSSQRQNKASRKRQHEEPESFFTWFTDHSDAGADELGEVIKDDIWPNSLQYYLFPAMDDEEGEGEEXDDDEEEEGLEDIDEEGDEDEGEEDEDDDEEEEGEEDEGEDN from the exons ATGGCCCCCAAACGCCaatcttcactccagtctcaaacaaaaaaacccaaactgtcTGCCGCCCCTGAGAAGGCGAATTCATCGGCCTCTCTGGGTTTGACgaagggagaaaaagaacaagaagcaattgaacatatcaaTGAAGTACAAAATGAAATAGACAGACTTAATGAACAAGCCAGTGAGGAGATCTTGAAAGTAGAACAGAAATATAACAAACTCCGCCAACCATTTTTTCAGAAGAGGTCAGAATTGATCTCCAAAATCCCAAATTTGGGGGTAACAACATTTGTCAACCACCCACAAGTGTCCGCACTGCTTGGGGAGAAAGATGAAGAGGTGCTGCATTATTTGACCAGAGTTGAAGTGACagaatttgaaaatatcaaatcAGGTTAcagaatagatttttattttgatgaaaatccTTACTTCGAAAATAAAGTTCTCTCCAAAGAATTTCACCTGAATGAGAGTGGTGCTCCATCTTCAAAGTCCACTGAAATCAAATGGAAATCTGGAAAGGATTTGACGAAACGTTCAAGTCAAAGGCAGAATAAAGCCAGCAGGAAGAGGCAGCATGAAGAACCAGAGAGCTTCTTTACCTGGTTTACTGACCATTCTGATGCAGGTGCAGATGAGTTAGGAGAGGTCATCAAAGATGATATTTGGCCAAATTCATTGCAGTACTATTTGTTTCCTGCTATGGATGatgaagaaggggaaggagaaga ggatgatgatgaagaagaagaaggattggAAGATATTGATGAAGAAGGGGATGAGGATGAAGgtgaagaagatgaagatgatgatgaagaggaggaaggagaggaggatgAAGGAGAAGACAACTAA